Proteins encoded in a region of the Hypomesus transpacificus isolate Combined female chromosome 17, fHypTra1, whole genome shotgun sequence genome:
- the LOC124479225 gene encoding cytosolic phospholipase A2 gamma-like yields the protein MLKNFLLIVLVYASCEWLHTTCWDPGEKPIEEKDMADSDTLKRIVQKSDCLCEGEKEFVHQRRMKILDSLKKHNIKCELEDVPNIALVVSGGGQRAAVGMLGSIHQMEQDALMDTVLYMGGVSGSTWSMASLYKEPKWNVSSVIATQRGPKVELEEVSDWLMERGKEQNFSLSHLWGALTSSAVMKEMITNKFSEQATREALNPYPVYCAIDKQCFQDGHVEATWFEMTPHRCGFTDLGFYVDTPYLGSRFDSGGLVEQREEMDMTTLQGILGSALAEDQTIKDMMPDWMTENGGDLHAYFQAYQLLHTMVNQKDNEDGNSSLRTDLEKVLEDAIKKKPQESSATAEEKKVISEQWGLDFIKVLGVWCEGLQESPFKRLVCWMINHVFPLVVKWEWGSINNFLYKHSDPKVPSNLRTRKTLQLIDAGLMINAPYPSFLGPKRGVDLMIVLEYSGGNIFETLELAQNYSRKMNKPFPQFNHSVLEEREQPEDFYVFEGQEGEPTILYMPLFNLQNCQDKDDIAKEREEYTTFQPPYSAEKIDYLVEKAKVNIRNNKQKILQQIEKAVQRKQQLRNSDSDEGMKCVML from the exons ATGCTCAAGAACTTCCTTCTCATTGTACTGGTGTACGCCAGCTGTGAGTGGCTGCACACAACCTGCTGGGATCCTG GTGAAAAGCCCATTGAAGAGAAAGACATGGCTGACAGTGATACATTGAAG AGGATAGTCCAAAAGTCTGACTGTCTGTGCGAGGGGGAGAAGGAATTTGTGCACCAGAGGAGAATGAAGATTTTGGATTCTCTGAAGAAGCACAACATCAAGTGTGAACTT GAGGACGTGCCTAACATTGCTCTGGTAGTGTCTGGGGGAGGCCAGAGGGCTGCAGTTGGCATGCTGGGGTCAATCCACCAGATGGAGCAGGATGCCCTGATGGACACTGTGCTCTATATGGGGGGGGTCTCTGGATCAACTTG GTCTATGGCCTCCCTCTACAAAGAGCCAAAGTGGAATGTGTCCAGTGTGATAGCCACCCAGAGAGGCCCCAAAGTGGAACTGGAGGAGGTATCAGACTGGCTgatggagaggggaaaagagcaGAACTTTTCTCTCAGCCATTTATGGGGAGCTCTCACTTCCTCCGCTGTCATGAAAGAG ATGATCACAAATAAATTCTCTGAGCAAGCAACGAGAGAGGCCTTGAACCCTTACCCAGTCTACTGCGCCATAGACAAACAATGCTTCCAAGACGGACATGTTGAAG CAACGTGGTTTGAGATGACACCTCACCGTTGTGGCTTCACAGACCTGGGCTTCTACGTAGACACTCCCTACCTAGGCAGTCGGTTCGATTCTGGGGGTCtggtggagcagagagaggagatggatatGACCACCTTGCAAG GTATTCTGGGCAGTGCCCTGGCAGAGGACCAGACAATCAAAGACATGATGCCAGACTGGATGACAG AGAATGGTGGTGATCTGCATGCCTACTTCCAGGCATACCAGCTCCTCCACACCATGGTGAACCAAAAGGACAATGAAGACGGAAACTCCTCCCTTCGCACCGATCTGGAGAAAGTTCTAGAAG ACGCAATAAAGAAGAAGCCCCAAGAGAGCTCAGCCACCGCGGAGGAGAAGAAAGTGATATCTGAACAATGGGGCCTGGATTTCATCAAGGTTCTGGGGGTGTGGTGTGAAGGTCTGCAGGAGAGTCCCTTCAAACGCTTGG TGTGCTGGATGATCAATCATGTATTCCCATTGGTTGTGAAATGGGAGTGGGGCTCAATCAACAACTTCCTGTACAAACATTCAG ACCCCAAGGTTCCGTCCAATCTACGGACGAGAAAGACCCTTCAACTGATTGACGCGGGTCTAATGATCAACGCCCCTTACCCATCTTTCCTGGGACCAAAGAGAGGGGTGGACCTCATGATTGTCCTAGAATACAGCGGAGGGAACATCTTTGAG ACGTTAGAGTTGGCCCAGAACTACTCCCGCAAGATGAACAAGCCGTTCCCTCAGTTCAACCACAGCgtgctggaagagagggagcagccCGAGGACTTCTACGTATTTGAGGGTCAGGAGGGTGAACCCACTATCCTGTACATGCCTCTCTTCAACCTGCAGAACTGTCAAG ATAAAGACGATATCGCTAAAGAGAGGGAAGAGTACACCACATTCCAGCCACCATACAGTGCGGAGAAGATTGATTACCTTGTGGAGAAAGCCAAGGTGAACATAAGGAACAACAAGCAGAAGATCCTCCAGCAGATTGAGAAGGCTGTCCAGCGGAAACAGCAGCTGAG GAATTCGGACTCTGACGAAGGAATGAAGTGTGTGATGCTGTAA
- the LOC124479572 gene encoding ADP-ribosylation factor-like protein 4D → MGNQLTEIAPNTPFLPSFQSLHVVIIGLDSAGKTSLLYRLKLREFVESIPTKGFNTERIKVAVGSSRATTTFQVWDVGGQEKLRPLWKSYTRRTDGLVFVVDAAETERMEEAKVELHRITRSAENQGIPVLVLANKQDLTGAVSALEVEKTLGLHELSSSTLHHTQGCSALDGQGLQPALEKLYEMILKRKKMLRHSKKKR, encoded by the coding sequence ATGGGTAACCAGCTCACAGAGATCGCCCCCAACACCCCCTTTCTCCCCAGCTTTCAGTCCCTACACGTGGTCATCATCGGCCTGGACTCTGCGGGGAAGACGTCTCTCCTCTACCGGCTGAAGCTGCGAGAGTTTGTGGAGAGCATCCCCACCAAAGGCTTTAACACAGAGAGGATCAAGGTGGCCGTTGGGAGTTCGCGGGCCACCACCACCTTCCAGGTGTGGGACGTGGGGGGCCAGGAGAAGCTCCGGCCCCTGTGGAAGTCGTACACGCGGCGCACGGACGGCCTGGTGTTTGTGGTGGACGCCGCCGAGACAGAGCGCATGGAGGAGGCCAAGGTAGAGCTCCATCGGATCACCCGCTCGGCAGAGAACCAGGGGATTCCTGTCCTGGTGCTGGCCAACAAGCAGGATCTGACTGGGGCCGTGTCCGccctggaggtggagaagaCCCTGGGCCTCCACGAGCTCAGCTCCTCCACGCTGCACCACACCCAGGGCTGCAGCGCTCTGGACGGACAGGGCCTCCAGCCTGCCCTGGAGAAACTCTACGAGATGATCCTCAAGAGGAAGAAGATGCTGCGGCACAGCAAGAAGAAGAGATGA